CTGTCTGACGGTCTGGTGATGATGGGCGTCTCCGCCTTCTGGCAGACCGTGATCAAGGGCCTTGTAATCATCGCCGCTGTTGTCGTTGATCAGGCACAACAGAAGCTGCAAGCCCGGGTCGTGCTGCAACAGCAGGCCGCCCTAAACGAGTAGCATCCGCTTCGATGCAAGCTCAAAAGCATGATCTCTGTCGACCTTTCTCGGTCGACAGAGCTTTTCAAGCGAGATCCATTGCCTTCGATTCAGCGGAGTGCTAGGAAAAGCCAGTTTCGCCAGATGAGATCCGGATCACAATGAACAAGCCGAACGAGAAAATAACAGCGACCACAAATGACGGGATTACCGGCCTTTTGGCTGAGCCTCGCCGGCGCAAGATCCTCGAGTGGCTCCGAGAGGAAGGCAGTGCTCGGGTGCGGGATCTGTCGGCAGCCTTTGAAGTCTCCGAAGCCACGATCCGTCAGGATCTGGAAAGGCTGGAAGCCGAAGGCAGCATCACCCGTGAGCATGGCGGTGCGCATCTGCGACGACAATCCCCTGCTCCCGTCGGAACGATGGTTCTCCAGCATATGGAGAATATGGACAAGAAGCGCCTGATCGGCAGTTATGCCGCTTCGCTGGTTGGCAATCATGAAACCATCATCATGGATGCTGGCACCACCACCACGGAAGTTGCCACCCGCATCACCGATCGCCAGGGCATGACAGTGATCACCAATGCGCTCAACATTGCCATCATCCTTGGTCAGTCTCCCGGCTATGCGGTCCATCTTCCGGGTGGTCAGTTCAAGTCACCAACCCTGTCGATCAGCGGCGACCATGCGGTTGAGTATTTCAAGAATATTTATGCTGGAAAGCTGTTTCTGGCGACGGCTGGCGTAGGGGCCGACACAGGCCTTACCTATCCCAGCTTCGCGGATCTTGAACTGAAAAAAGCCATGATCCGGGCCGCGTCCCATGTCTATCTCGTCGCGGACTCCACCAAGGTGAACAAATCATCCTTCACTCGCCTCGGAGCGCTGGAGTTGATCCATTCCTTCATCACCGATGATGGCATTTCCGATCGTGATGCCAAGGAATTCGAAAAGCGCGGTGTCGAAGTTCTGATTGCCAGATAACTCCTCAATGCTTTCGGGCATGGCAAGTTTATCTGAAGGGATGTAGTCGAAACGCATGGCCTTGGCACGCGAGATCGCGGTTTCATAACGACGAACGGCCACAGGTGTTGTTTGGCCTTCCATTCGCAATTCGGTCCAGTAATCATCGTCTGCTTTCTCTGTCGCATCGCGACGTAAGCGCGCCGTACCCAGATCGTCCGTATCAAGAGACCGGCGTATCATGGCTTCATCATAGTGATTGGCGACATCCACGGGAACACGCCTTACATAATGCCAGCGCCTCCCTCGTTCTTGCATGTAGCGATTTTCTTTGCGTATCCGGAGATCCATGTCACACAATTCGTTACACAAAATACCGCATGACACAGCCGCCAACATAGGCGTGTCGGTCAATGAATTGATTTTAAATGGAAATTTGATATGGCAACATCAGGGATATGGTAAAGTCGGGTGAGTTGCAATCAATTATATAAACGGCTAGTTTCTGCCATTTTCATCGAAA
This portion of the Cohaesibacter intestini genome encodes:
- a CDS encoding DeoR/GlpR family DNA-binding transcription regulator, which translates into the protein MNKPNEKITATTNDGITGLLAEPRRRKILEWLREEGSARVRDLSAAFEVSEATIRQDLERLEAEGSITREHGGAHLRRQSPAPVGTMVLQHMENMDKKRLIGSYAASLVGNHETIIMDAGTTTTEVATRITDRQGMTVITNALNIAIILGQSPGYAVHLPGGQFKSPTLSISGDHAVEYFKNIYAGKLFLATAGVGADTGLTYPSFADLELKKAMIRAASHVYLVADSTKVNKSSFTRLGALELIHSFITDDGISDRDAKEFEKRGVEVLIAR